A region of Salinibacter sp. 10B DNA encodes the following proteins:
- a CDS encoding bifunctional (p)ppGpp synthetase/guanosine-3',5'-bis(diphosphate) 3'-pyrophosphohydrolase — protein sequence MIQASAVPEREELDIDERFHDQLHELLEQCREHLPRVDEDMIRRAFRLSYWAHRNDWRESGERYIIHPLKVATIVARDIGLDDTSVAAALLHDVVEDTELSLDLIREEFGETMENIIDGLTKISGVFESRELGQAENVRKLMLSMATDLRVILVKFADRLHNMRTLEALPKKKQLKKASETLDLFAPLAHRFGLFSIKSQLEDLSFKILDPDSYEHIVSTLQEMAEQRDAYIAEFIDPLEEHLQEEGYEFDIYGRVKNVYSIHRKMKRQNKPIDEIYDIFAIRIVLQSDGKKGKEDCWRVYSLVTDLYKPLPERFRDFISVPKSNGYQSLHTTVFGPEGRRVEVQIRTQEMHEVAERGVAAHWKYKEGTENVDEEMEQFLEWVRDLLDNPKPDEATEFVKEFRLNLYDEEIYVFTPQGDLMTLPQGATPVDFAFKVHTEVGMQCIGAKVNGKMVPLSHELSSGDQVEIITSKKQQPNPDWINFVVTHKARSRIRQWTNEERRKAVDLGQEIWEKKKDRASIEISDQDLQEVAHELKFPDLQQLFYEIGKGLYDPDELVDYVKGKTQEEEVDEPEDDEESLKERFENFLDSAQSSGKQTLVINGEIQEDLAVNYASCCNPIPGDEVFGFVSRTGTINIHRSNCRNASDLLVNQADRILDVDWSRQKDVQFVAALRLMGEDRVGMVNDITTVISKNLKTNIRSLTIDTEDGIFSGTIMLHVSDLEHLQRLMERLKRIDGIHGVYRFEE from the coding sequence ATGATTCAGGCGTCCGCCGTTCCCGAGAGGGAGGAACTCGACATTGACGAGCGCTTCCACGACCAGCTCCACGAACTCCTTGAACAATGCCGTGAGCACCTGCCGCGAGTCGACGAGGATATGATTCGGCGGGCGTTTCGGCTCAGCTATTGGGCGCACCGGAACGACTGGCGCGAGTCGGGGGAGCGCTACATCATCCACCCCCTGAAGGTGGCGACCATCGTGGCGCGGGACATTGGGCTTGACGATACGAGCGTAGCGGCGGCTCTGCTGCACGACGTGGTGGAGGATACCGAGCTTTCTCTCGACCTCATCCGGGAGGAGTTTGGGGAGACGATGGAAAACATCATCGATGGCCTCACGAAGATCAGCGGTGTGTTCGAGAGCCGTGAGCTCGGCCAGGCGGAAAACGTCCGCAAGCTGATGCTGTCGATGGCGACGGACCTCCGCGTCATCCTGGTGAAGTTTGCGGACCGCCTTCACAACATGCGCACGCTTGAGGCGCTCCCGAAGAAGAAGCAGCTGAAGAAAGCGAGCGAAACGCTCGATCTGTTTGCCCCGCTGGCGCACCGGTTCGGCCTCTTCAGTATCAAGAGTCAGTTGGAGGACCTCTCGTTCAAGATTCTCGATCCGGACTCCTACGAGCACATTGTCTCGACCCTGCAGGAGATGGCGGAGCAGCGGGACGCCTACATTGCCGAATTCATTGATCCGCTGGAAGAGCATTTGCAGGAAGAGGGGTATGAGTTTGACATCTACGGTCGGGTGAAGAATGTCTACTCGATCCATCGCAAGATGAAACGGCAGAATAAGCCGATCGACGAGATCTACGACATCTTTGCGATTCGGATTGTATTGCAGAGTGATGGGAAGAAGGGGAAAGAGGACTGCTGGCGGGTCTACTCGCTCGTAACGGATCTCTACAAGCCCTTGCCGGAGCGTTTCCGCGACTTCATCTCGGTGCCAAAGTCCAACGGGTACCAAAGCCTGCATACGACTGTTTTTGGGCCGGAGGGCCGGCGGGTGGAGGTGCAAATCCGCACGCAGGAGATGCACGAGGTGGCCGAACGCGGCGTGGCGGCCCACTGGAAGTACAAGGAGGGGACCGAGAACGTGGATGAGGAGATGGAGCAGTTTCTGGAGTGGGTCCGTGATCTCCTCGACAATCCGAAGCCCGACGAGGCCACCGAGTTCGTCAAGGAGTTCCGCCTCAATCTCTACGACGAGGAGATCTACGTCTTTACGCCCCAGGGCGACCTCATGACGCTGCCTCAGGGGGCGACTCCCGTCGATTTTGCCTTCAAGGTGCACACGGAGGTCGGGATGCAGTGTATCGGGGCGAAGGTGAATGGAAAGATGGTCCCGCTGTCACACGAGTTGTCGAGCGGCGATCAGGTTGAGATCATTACCTCGAAGAAGCAGCAGCCCAATCCCGACTGGATCAATTTTGTGGTGACCCACAAGGCGAGGAGCCGCATCCGGCAGTGGACCAACGAGGAGCGGCGCAAGGCTGTTGATTTGGGACAGGAGATCTGGGAGAAGAAGAAGGATCGAGCCAGCATTGAGATTAGTGACCAGGACCTACAGGAGGTTGCCCATGAGCTGAAGTTTCCGGACCTCCAACAGCTCTTCTACGAGATTGGGAAGGGCCTCTACGACCCCGATGAGCTGGTGGACTACGTGAAAGGAAAAACGCAAGAGGAGGAGGTCGATGAGCCCGAAGACGACGAGGAGTCGTTGAAGGAGCGGTTCGAAAACTTCCTCGACTCGGCACAGTCGTCCGGAAAGCAGACGCTGGTGATTAACGGGGAGATTCAGGAGGACCTTGCCGTCAACTATGCCTCCTGCTGCAATCCCATTCCCGGAGACGAGGTATTTGGGTTTGTGAGTCGGACGGGCACAATCAACATCCATCGCTCAAACTGCCGCAATGCATCGGATCTTCTGGTGAACCAGGCCGATCGGATTCTGGATGTAGACTGGAGCCGCCAGAAGGATGTGCAGTTTGTGGCGGCACTTCGCCTGATGGGGGAGGACCGAGTGGGTATGGTCAACGACATCACGACGGTGATCTCCAAAAATCTGAAGACCAACATTCGGTCTCTTACGATTGATACAGAAGACGGCATCTTTTCGGGAACCATCATGCTTCACGTTTCCGATCTGGAGCACCTGCAGCGATTGATGGAGCGTTTGAAGCGCATCGACGGCATCCACGGGGTGTACCGCTTCGAGGAGTAG
- a CDS encoding DUF4105 domain-containing protein gives MSAPSGRVLFAVVFGLLIGLSSLSAAGQSRPLSEQSQISLITILPGDPIYTFAGHSALRVRDPAQNLDRLYNYGTFNFGDPLFIPKFTYGYLRYHLSVTPYGPMLRFYEQQGRPVIEQRLNLTRAQRSAVYQYLRINARPDNRYYQYDFFFDNCSTRIRDVLTDTLGSTVDFSNVSSPNRSFRELLDPYVASRPLLDLGFDLALGLPADRTATACEIMFLPEHLMQAFEEAHVSAKGQRRPLVTRTDTVQWVSGYDGMTPTWDWPTWLSTGILLLTGGWTIWQGATQQLPRRWGDAVLFAGVGLTGLTICYLWFISTYTVTDNNLNLLWAWPTHLLAASVLLRRPTSRALHLYMGVTAGASLLFALGWPFWPQNFHAAVLPLTLAVGIRAGWWGLLRSSVSIGVLSKESTVAS, from the coding sequence ATGTCCGCCCCGTCCGGTCGCGTCCTCTTCGCGGTAGTGTTCGGCTTGCTTATCGGCCTGTCTTCCCTATCGGCAGCGGGCCAATCCCGTCCCTTATCCGAACAGTCGCAGATTTCACTCATCACTATCCTGCCCGGCGACCCCATCTACACCTTTGCCGGTCACAGCGCCCTTCGGGTACGGGATCCCGCACAAAACCTCGACCGCCTGTATAACTATGGAACGTTCAATTTCGGCGACCCGCTGTTCATCCCAAAATTTACCTACGGCTACCTGCGATATCACCTCAGCGTCACGCCGTACGGACCGATGCTTCGATTTTATGAGCAGCAGGGGCGTCCCGTCATCGAACAGCGCCTCAACCTGACCCGGGCCCAGCGATCGGCCGTCTACCAGTACCTCCGAATCAATGCCCGCCCGGACAATCGGTACTACCAGTACGATTTTTTCTTCGACAACTGTTCAACCCGCATCCGAGACGTACTGACAGACACCCTCGGGAGCACCGTCGATTTTTCGAACGTCTCCTCTCCCAATCGCTCCTTCCGTGAACTGCTGGATCCGTACGTTGCCTCCCGTCCCCTCCTCGATCTCGGCTTCGACCTTGCCCTGGGCCTCCCGGCGGACCGAACGGCCACAGCCTGTGAGATCATGTTTCTCCCAGAGCACCTGATGCAGGCGTTCGAAGAGGCTCATGTGTCGGCGAAGGGGCAGCGCCGGCCGCTCGTGACTCGGACCGACACGGTACAGTGGGTGTCGGGCTACGATGGGATGACGCCGACCTGGGACTGGCCCACGTGGCTGAGTACCGGAATTCTATTGCTCACAGGTGGGTGGACAATCTGGCAGGGGGCCACGCAGCAACTCCCACGACGGTGGGGCGACGCTGTCTTGTTTGCTGGGGTCGGTCTCACCGGTCTGACCATTTGCTACCTGTGGTTTATTTCCACCTATACTGTCACCGACAACAACCTTAATCTGCTTTGGGCCTGGCCCACCCATCTCCTCGCTGCTTCGGTTCTTCTCCGTCGCCCCACCAGCCGTGCCCTCCACCTCTACATGGGCGTCACGGCAGGGGCCAGCCTGCTCTTTGCCCTCGGCTGGCCCTTCTGGCCGCAGAACTTCCACGCAGCAGTCCTGCCCCTCACCTTAGCCGTCGGTATTCGAGCCGGATGGTGGGGACTTCTCCGTTCCAGTGTGTCCATCGGCGTGCTCTCAAAGGAGTCGACAGTCGCTTCCTGA
- a CDS encoding HIT domain-containing protein has product MDRMWSPWRAEYVSNAAQRPPAEGESVFTALLNEENDAENLILWRGEHVFVIMNLYPYNNGHLLIVPYRQVDAYHALDPAEQKAIGTTIDRCIGWLRTAFSPEGFNVGMNLGAAAGAGIPEHLHMHVVPRWDGDTNFMSTTAETRVLPEDLSTTYEKLRAVIDDPAAPSESQ; this is encoded by the coding sequence ATGGATCGCATGTGGAGTCCCTGGCGGGCCGAGTACGTCTCGAATGCAGCTCAACGTCCCCCGGCCGAGGGCGAGTCGGTTTTCACTGCGCTCCTAAACGAAGAAAACGACGCCGAAAACCTCATTCTCTGGCGGGGCGAGCACGTCTTCGTCATCATGAACCTCTACCCGTACAACAATGGCCACCTTCTGATTGTCCCGTACCGACAGGTGGACGCCTACCACGCGCTCGACCCAGCGGAGCAGAAAGCCATTGGGACCACCATCGACCGGTGCATTGGCTGGCTTCGAACTGCGTTCTCCCCAGAGGGCTTTAACGTGGGTATGAATCTGGGGGCCGCCGCCGGGGCCGGCATTCCGGAGCACCTGCACATGCATGTCGTGCCCCGGTGGGACGGGGACACCAACTTCATGTCCACAACGGCAGAAACACGGGTACTTCCGGAAGATCTCTCCACCACCTACGAGAAGCTGCGCGCCGTGATCGACGATCCCGCCGCTCCCTCCGAGTCTCAGTAA
- the ribE gene encoding 6,7-dimethyl-8-ribityllumazine synthase, protein MPTHVEGDLVAGDHRFAVVVGRFNEFITEAMLDGALDTLDRHGADLDDVTVVHVPGSLEIPVVAQKCARSGDYDAVICVGAVIRGATDHFDYVCSGVSSGTMQASLDTEVPVIFGVITTDTIEQAIERAGTKAGNKGGDAAKTAIEMANVMDQL, encoded by the coding sequence ATGCCCACGCACGTCGAAGGTGATCTCGTGGCGGGCGACCACCGGTTTGCAGTGGTCGTCGGTCGTTTCAACGAGTTTATTACAGAAGCAATGCTCGACGGCGCCCTTGACACCCTCGACCGGCATGGGGCCGATCTCGACGATGTGACCGTGGTGCACGTCCCCGGTTCGCTGGAAATTCCTGTCGTCGCACAGAAGTGTGCTCGCTCTGGCGACTACGACGCCGTCATCTGTGTGGGAGCCGTCATTCGGGGAGCGACCGACCACTTTGACTACGTGTGCTCCGGTGTCTCCAGCGGGACGATGCAGGCCTCCCTCGACACGGAGGTGCCGGTCATCTTTGGGGTGATCACCACCGATACGATTGAGCAGGCGATTGAGCGGGCCGGTACCAAAGCGGGCAACAAGGGCGGGGACGCCGCAAAGACGGCAATCGAGATGGCGAACGTGATGGACCAACTCTGA
- the nth gene encoding endonuclease III, which yields MGRTQRAAFVLDRLREDIEHPTTELEYETPYQLLVAVILSAQCTDERVNDATPALFEAYPTVDDLATASPDEIYPYIQSITFPNNKAGYLAKMARQVVENFEGEVPSSVADLQTLTGVGRKTAQVVANVAFDVDALPVDTHVFRVANRIGLVKEGADTPKKVEQQLKRVIPKRDWSDAHHLLILHGRYTCTARSPSCDDCSLTEVCQHYDRLQKLPSSQNGLEEAKGTFYCTTSNHYFDEPDTHVDRHDIEQVACPHCGSMQVLRSRNGTPTKQVKDYRVNG from the coding sequence GTGGGACGCACTCAACGCGCCGCGTTCGTGCTCGATCGGCTCCGTGAAGACATTGAGCACCCGACGACCGAACTGGAATACGAGACCCCCTACCAGCTTTTGGTGGCCGTCATTTTATCGGCACAGTGTACCGATGAGCGGGTGAATGACGCGACTCCGGCCCTCTTTGAAGCCTATCCGACTGTTGACGATCTCGCGACAGCGTCGCCGGACGAAATCTATCCGTACATTCAGTCCATCACATTTCCAAACAACAAGGCCGGGTACCTGGCAAAGATGGCCCGGCAGGTCGTCGAGAATTTTGAGGGAGAGGTGCCATCCTCGGTAGCAGATTTGCAAACCCTCACGGGGGTTGGGCGAAAGACGGCGCAAGTGGTGGCCAATGTCGCGTTCGACGTGGACGCATTGCCCGTGGATACGCACGTCTTTCGGGTGGCGAATCGAATTGGGCTCGTGAAAGAGGGCGCCGATACGCCGAAAAAGGTGGAGCAGCAACTGAAGCGAGTCATTCCGAAGAGGGACTGGTCCGATGCCCATCACCTCCTCATCCTACACGGTCGCTACACGTGTACGGCCCGCTCTCCAAGCTGTGATGACTGTTCCCTTACGGAGGTTTGCCAGCACTACGATCGTTTGCAAAAGCTTCCGTCGTCCCAAAATGGCCTGGAGGAGGCAAAGGGAACGTTTTACTGCACTACCAGCAATCACTATTTTGACGAGCCGGACACGCACGTGGATCGGCACGACATTGAGCAGGTGGCCTGTCCGCACTGCGGGTCGATGCAGGTGCTCCGAAGTCGGAATGGGACCCCTACGAAGCAAGTGAAAGATTATCGGGTG
- a CDS encoding DUF72 domain-containing protein, whose product MPTAPTNRTLQDRRSAVDRYNFHGIHPHVRFGTASDRYAGWLGQIYPEDVYAQQVSSRTRTLQGQSFEERQVPVASVRDYFKHFEVLELDFTFYRPLLEEGDPSSSYFVLSKYLDHAPDDAAFLLKAPQQFFARTLRRKGNYVENPDFLDAEAYIETFHEPAVELVGDRLDGIIFQQEYQRVADSPSPSENVERLDTFFSTLPNDAQVHLELRSEHLLSSGYFDWLNARGLGFVFSHWTWLPAIREQWARCGERFTAANDQGIARLLTPRNTKYADAYAEAYPFDAPVPALSETEQAHKMVLDTTALAYRAEAENALLNVVANNRAWGNAPDLARTIAHRILDEEEKRS is encoded by the coding sequence ATGCCCACTGCCCCCACCAACCGCACGCTCCAAGATCGCCGCTCCGCGGTTGACCGCTACAACTTTCACGGCATCCACCCCCACGTCCGCTTCGGAACCGCCAGTGATCGGTACGCCGGGTGGCTCGGCCAAATCTACCCGGAAGACGTGTATGCCCAACAGGTCTCCTCTCGGACACGGACCCTCCAGGGCCAATCGTTCGAGGAGCGCCAAGTCCCCGTCGCTTCCGTCCGCGATTATTTCAAGCACTTTGAGGTGCTGGAGCTCGACTTCACGTTTTACCGCCCCCTACTGGAAGAGGGGGATCCTTCTTCCAGCTATTTTGTCTTGTCGAAATACCTCGACCATGCTCCCGACGACGCGGCCTTTCTGTTGAAGGCCCCCCAGCAATTTTTTGCCCGTACGCTGCGACGAAAGGGCAACTACGTTGAGAACCCCGACTTTCTTGACGCAGAGGCCTATATCGAGACTTTCCACGAGCCCGCCGTGGAACTTGTGGGCGATCGGCTGGACGGCATTATCTTCCAGCAGGAGTACCAACGGGTGGCGGACAGCCCGAGTCCGAGCGAAAATGTGGAGCGGCTCGACACGTTCTTCTCCACCCTTCCGAACGACGCGCAGGTTCACCTTGAGCTGCGTTCGGAGCACCTCTTATCGTCGGGCTACTTCGACTGGCTTAACGCGCGAGGATTGGGCTTCGTCTTCAGTCACTGGACCTGGCTCCCCGCCATCCGCGAGCAGTGGGCGCGGTGCGGCGAACGCTTCACGGCGGCGAACGACCAGGGGATTGCCCGTCTTCTTACCCCTCGCAACACGAAGTACGCCGATGCCTACGCGGAGGCATACCCGTTCGACGCCCCTGTTCCCGCCCTCAGCGAGACCGAGCAGGCACACAAGATGGTACTCGACACGACGGCCCTTGCCTACCGGGCAGAGGCCGAAAACGCACTCCTCAACGTAGTGGCCAACAACCGCGCCTGGGGCAACGCTCCAGACCTTGCCCGCACCATTGCCCACCGCATTCTGGACGAAGAGGAGAAGCGATCATAG
- the ruvX gene encoding Holliday junction resolvase RuvX, producing MSLLDTPSRIVGIDVGTKRVGLAVADPLRHFAQAEGTYAPAEALEVLQSLAQDEGIETVVVGWPLTEDGEAGEAIEMVQAYVERVERALGTVEAPGTVEVVRQDERYTSEMAKDLLRRAGVSQPGRYDKGRVDAAAAAVILQDYLNTNE from the coding sequence GTGAGTCTACTCGATACGCCATCCCGAATTGTTGGCATTGACGTGGGGACCAAGCGCGTGGGCCTCGCGGTGGCCGATCCGCTTCGTCACTTTGCGCAGGCAGAGGGGACCTATGCGCCGGCGGAGGCGCTGGAGGTACTGCAGTCGCTCGCCCAGGACGAGGGCATAGAGACGGTGGTCGTTGGGTGGCCGTTGACCGAGGACGGAGAGGCGGGCGAGGCGATCGAGATGGTCCAGGCGTACGTGGAGCGCGTCGAACGTGCGCTTGGCACGGTAGAGGCGCCTGGCACGGTAGAGGTGGTGCGGCAAGACGAGCGCTACACCTCCGAGATGGCCAAGGATCTGCTACGCCGGGCGGGGGTGAGCCAGCCGGGGCGGTACGATAAGGGACGGGTGGACGCGGCCGCCGCGGCGGTGATACTGCAGGATTACCTCAACACAAACGAGTAG
- a CDS encoding PHP domain-containing protein codes for MKNHRDMAVYADLHTHTTSSDGTLSPDALVARAATLGIQVLAVTDHDTVEGLAEARRVAEAKGIRFVPALELSATVGEAEVHLLAYGIDSQDAALRTHLRDMQAAREERAWAMLERLREQGMEVDERLLRQKMSTTNAVGRPHVAEVLVEEGHVDTEREAFEKYLGNDGPGYVPKPDFPAAEALNVIHGAGGIGVLAHPGHWTPRARFRQLLEDGLDGIEVWHPSHDSSLQGYYERLARGYDVQMTGGSDFHGRDETDDQQFGLVGMSKNEWERLRDVLA; via the coding sequence ATGAAGAATCACAGGGACATGGCCGTCTACGCGGATTTGCATACGCACACGACGAGTTCAGATGGAACGCTTTCGCCGGACGCGCTGGTGGCACGGGCGGCCACGCTTGGCATACAGGTTCTGGCTGTGACGGATCATGACACCGTTGAGGGCTTGGCGGAGGCTCGTCGGGTGGCGGAGGCGAAGGGAATCCGTTTCGTGCCCGCTCTTGAGTTGAGTGCCACCGTGGGAGAGGCGGAGGTACACCTGTTGGCGTATGGGATTGACTCGCAGGATGCTGCCCTGCGCACTCACTTGCGAGACATGCAAGCGGCCCGCGAGGAACGAGCATGGGCAATGCTTGAGCGGCTTCGCGAGCAGGGGATGGAGGTGGACGAGCGGCTGCTGAGGCAAAAGATGAGCACGACCAACGCCGTCGGCCGCCCGCACGTGGCCGAGGTGCTGGTAGAAGAAGGGCACGTCGACACGGAGAGAGAGGCCTTTGAGAAGTATCTGGGAAACGACGGGCCCGGATACGTGCCCAAGCCGGACTTTCCTGCGGCCGAGGCCCTGAATGTGATTCACGGGGCTGGAGGGATAGGGGTGCTTGCGCATCCGGGGCATTGGACGCCTCGCGCCCGTTTCCGACAACTGCTGGAGGACGGCCTGGACGGGATTGAGGTCTGGCATCCGTCTCATGACTCGTCTCTCCAGGGCTACTACGAACGACTTGCACGCGGCTATGACGTACAAATGACCGGGGGGTCCGATTTCCACGGGCGAGATGAAACCGACGACCAACAGTTTGGACTGGTCGGAATGAGTAAAAACGAATGGGAACGATTGCGGGATGTACTTGCGTAA
- a CDS encoding HU family DNA-binding protein — MSDRTETLTKEDVARRVSEKMDRPLYKAKPWVRAVLMAVGDLLMEADPERRIELRDFGVFEVKKTKAKPTARNPQTNEPVFVPSRRKTHFKPGKRIQDVLKTPLQELGYSVPEDSADAPEEDE; from the coding sequence ATGTCCGATCGAACCGAAACACTCACGAAAGAAGACGTGGCTCGGCGCGTGTCCGAGAAGATGGATCGTCCGCTTTACAAGGCGAAGCCCTGGGTACGGGCTGTGCTCATGGCCGTTGGGGACCTCTTGATGGAGGCCGACCCGGAACGACGCATCGAGCTTCGAGATTTTGGGGTGTTCGAGGTCAAGAAAACCAAGGCCAAGCCCACGGCTCGAAATCCACAGACGAATGAGCCGGTCTTCGTGCCGAGCCGGCGCAAGACGCACTTCAAGCCCGGCAAGCGGATTCAGGATGTGCTGAAGACGCCGCTACAGGAGTTGGGCTATTCGGTGCCGGAGGACAGTGCCGACGCGCCGGAAGAAGACGAGTAA
- a CDS encoding TonB family protein → MELAPLTVLNQRYTIKRSLGEPGPFDITYLGQNVDSEEEYIIREYFPVHLAHREDEKTSVEMKGGDEETDLFDSGLEYFQKESEVLAGLDHEALPEAYDTFEANGTFYRVRPHPPSMSLAKGLQDKGQLSEKAALTIMMPILEALHTAHENGLYHAGVSPRTIRLLEGGEVLLTGFRGAFFQLARETGKMSELVQPGTSPVEQYTPRGQQGPWTDVYAAAATICQMVTGEGLPESTDRLEGDDPLTDLVQDADVFSAPGVREALVDALAVDPSQRLQSIDALVNALKESSTRYDEEESSYSIIPVEPDSGEEDLEEEGEVEVLSTRAEDDRPARSGAGTRSGSSSNKTALMIGIPALILVLGGGMWFMMSSGGTSGASSGSYEEYRRRADSLFENQNYETAEFLYNQALEIRGDDEYVQQRLEKLEQIQQQSSSERYQQYLSRGNTLKAEADSLLQAGALSEAANRYSRAMGAFYSARDANPQGQEAQQQISAIQSRQETIAKRQAGGGEGGGNVSINQLAEFFRKRGDRQLQAGNLRAALDKYEQALEYKPNDAQLKKAITDLEQQLQQQQQQQRFQQLFNEGQEHIRAQEYTEAKSAFQKAAEVKPDDPRLQDAMAEADSLMKVKQQRTSQYEQYRAKGDSLYDTGAFKEAIATYKKALEIRSDDDYVQSRIEQANRELEEMRLAQQEMQEQEEKRKEIIDENGVYKVVDQEPKVKGGLASLTQEASYPQQARERGLEGRVYIQAIVNPDGSVRNAKVIRGLGDALDNEALEVVRDAEFTPGMYDGEAVPARKTVWIQFRIQN, encoded by the coding sequence ATGGAACTGGCTCCGCTCACCGTTCTGAATCAGCGGTACACCATCAAGCGCTCGCTTGGAGAACCGGGTCCCTTCGATATTACCTATCTGGGACAGAATGTAGACTCGGAGGAAGAATACATTATCCGGGAGTACTTCCCCGTGCATCTCGCTCACCGCGAGGACGAAAAAACCTCCGTGGAGATGAAGGGGGGGGATGAGGAGACTGATCTCTTCGACTCGGGCCTCGAATACTTTCAAAAAGAGTCGGAGGTTCTTGCAGGCCTCGATCACGAAGCACTGCCCGAAGCCTACGATACATTCGAGGCAAATGGCACGTTCTACCGCGTGCGCCCCCATCCCCCCAGCATGTCGCTGGCGAAAGGGCTGCAGGACAAGGGGCAGTTGTCGGAGAAGGCGGCGCTCACCATCATGATGCCCATTCTTGAGGCGCTCCACACGGCGCACGAAAATGGGCTGTACCACGCGGGCGTCTCGCCCCGTACGATTCGTCTGCTGGAAGGGGGAGAAGTGCTGTTGACAGGGTTTCGGGGAGCGTTTTTCCAGCTGGCGCGAGAAACCGGAAAGATGTCGGAGCTGGTCCAACCCGGTACGAGTCCGGTGGAGCAGTACACGCCGCGAGGCCAACAGGGGCCGTGGACGGACGTGTATGCCGCGGCGGCGACCATCTGCCAGATGGTAACGGGAGAAGGCCTTCCGGAATCAACCGATCGTCTGGAGGGCGACGACCCGCTGACGGACCTTGTGCAGGATGCGGACGTGTTTTCTGCGCCCGGCGTGCGCGAGGCGCTCGTCGACGCGCTGGCGGTGGATCCGTCCCAGCGCCTCCAGTCGATTGATGCGCTCGTAAATGCCCTGAAGGAGTCCTCCACCCGCTACGATGAGGAGGAGTCTTCGTACTCCATTATTCCGGTTGAGCCGGACAGCGGCGAAGAAGACCTTGAGGAGGAGGGAGAAGTGGAGGTGCTGTCGACGCGGGCCGAGGACGATCGTCCGGCTCGGAGCGGAGCGGGGACTCGGAGCGGATCGTCCTCCAACAAGACGGCGCTCATGATCGGCATTCCGGCGCTGATTCTCGTCTTAGGGGGAGGAATGTGGTTCATGATGAGCTCCGGTGGCACGTCTGGCGCATCGAGCGGATCCTACGAGGAGTATCGTCGTCGGGCCGATTCCCTCTTTGAGAACCAGAACTACGAGACCGCTGAGTTTCTCTACAATCAGGCCCTCGAAATTAGAGGGGACGACGAGTACGTTCAGCAGCGACTGGAGAAGCTCGAGCAGATTCAGCAGCAGAGCAGCTCGGAGCGATACCAGCAGTATCTTTCGCGCGGCAATACCTTGAAGGCAGAGGCGGACTCTCTACTCCAGGCGGGGGCCCTCAGTGAAGCGGCGAACCGATACTCACGGGCAATGGGGGCGTTCTATTCGGCTCGGGATGCCAATCCGCAGGGGCAGGAGGCACAGCAGCAAATTTCGGCCATTCAGTCCCGTCAGGAAACCATTGCTAAGCGGCAAGCGGGCGGTGGAGAAGGCGGAGGAAACGTAAGCATTAATCAGCTCGCTGAGTTTTTCCGCAAGCGGGGGGACCGGCAGTTGCAGGCCGGAAATCTCCGCGCGGCCCTCGACAAATACGAGCAGGCGCTGGAGTACAAGCCCAACGACGCTCAGTTGAAGAAGGCCATCACGGACTTGGAGCAGCAACTCCAGCAGCAGCAACAGCAGCAGCGGTTCCAGCAACTGTTTAACGAGGGGCAGGAGCACATCCGAGCTCAGGAGTATACGGAAGCGAAATCCGCTTTTCAGAAAGCGGCGGAGGTGAAGCCCGATGATCCGCGTCTCCAAGATGCTATGGCCGAGGCGGACAGCCTGATGAAGGTGAAGCAGCAGCGCACGTCCCAGTACGAGCAGTATCGGGCGAAGGGCGATTCCCTTTACGATACTGGTGCCTTTAAGGAGGCCATTGCGACCTACAAGAAGGCGCTGGAGATTCGATCCGACGACGATTACGTGCAGAGTCGAATCGAACAGGCCAACCGTGAGCTCGAAGAGATGCGTCTCGCGCAGCAGGAGATGCAGGAGCAGGAGGAGAAACGGAAGGAAATCATCGACGAGAATGGCGTCTACAAGGTGGTCGATCAGGAGCCCAAGGTGAAAGGAGGGCTCGCAAGCCTCACGCAGGAGGCCTCCTACCCACAGCAGGCGCGTGAACGAGGACTTGAAGGCCGGGTCTACATTCAGGCGATCGTGAATCCGGATGGATCCGTTCGAAATGCGAAAGTGATTCGGGGGCTCGGCGATGCGCTCGACAACGAAGCCCTGGAGGTTGTCAGGGATGCTGAGTTTACGCCGGGCATGTATGACGGAGAGGCCGTGCCGGCTCGGAAGACGGTCTGGATTCAGTTCCGGATTCAGAACTGA